Proteins from a single region of Segatella copri:
- a CDS encoding DUF4271 domain-containing protein: protein MVQQADSIQTDAALEAESQQQVLRQHSSQLTPKKVLSWLPKNATPAQQDSMIRAHIKPSEIHWSEMPDTLHLPGHEAGKSFRDVSLPQYYRESFFSKDSLFHPELKGGRLGVAGDPVPYTVAGDSFITSLLLVCFLLACIAFSKSKHFVIRQAKTFFRTPRIGTTEVTETSSEVRYQFFFVLQTCLLLAIGYFIYSKASISDTFIVDQYQVISIYAGCMGGYFLLKAFLYVISGWVFFEKKKNVQWLKAYLFLISCQGVALFPMVMLLSYFDFPLQIAVIYTLTILGLVKLLAFLKAYIIFFRRNGVFLQIFLYFCALEVIPLFALWGGLVLISHYLKINF from the coding sequence ATGGTGCAACAGGCAGATTCGATACAGACAGATGCCGCACTTGAGGCTGAATCGCAACAGCAAGTGCTCAGGCAACATAGCAGCCAGCTCACACCCAAAAAGGTGTTGAGCTGGCTGCCTAAGAATGCAACGCCAGCTCAGCAGGACTCCATGATTAGGGCACATATCAAGCCCAGTGAGATTCATTGGAGCGAGATGCCGGATACATTACACTTGCCAGGACATGAGGCAGGTAAGAGTTTTAGGGATGTAAGTTTGCCACAATATTATCGTGAGTCATTCTTTTCAAAAGATTCTCTGTTTCATCCGGAATTAAAGGGTGGACGCTTAGGGGTGGCAGGTGATCCTGTTCCCTATACGGTAGCAGGTGATAGCTTTATTACTTCATTGCTGTTGGTCTGTTTTCTCTTGGCTTGTATAGCATTCTCTAAATCTAAGCATTTTGTTATACGCCAGGCAAAAACCTTCTTCCGTACTCCACGCATCGGTACAACAGAAGTGACGGAGACCAGTTCTGAAGTAAGATACCAGTTCTTCTTCGTGTTGCAGACCTGTCTTTTGCTGGCAATCGGGTATTTCATTTATTCGAAAGCATCTATCAGCGATACGTTTATCGTAGACCAATATCAGGTAATCAGTATATATGCTGGTTGTATGGGGGGCTATTTCTTGTTGAAGGCGTTCCTCTATGTGATTTCTGGTTGGGTATTCTTTGAAAAGAAAAAAAATGTACAATGGCTCAAGGCATACTTGTTCCTTATATCATGTCAAGGAGTGGCCTTGTTCCCAATGGTGATGCTTTTGTCGTATTTCGATTTCCCATTGCAAATTGCAGTGATATACACGTTGACTATCCTTGGATTAGTTAAATTGTTGGCTTTTTTGAAGGCTTACATTATCTTTTTTAGAAGAAATGGCGTGTTTCTGCAAATATTTTTGTACTTTTGTGCCCTTGAAGTGATACCCTTGTTCGCTCTTTGGGGTGGACTCGTGTTAATCAGTCATTATTTGAAAATAAACTTTTAA
- the rnpA gene encoding ribonuclease P protein component produces MSTDRNKTFGKKEHLCKLTLIEQLFGGGAKAMTAWPMRMVFLLVDKKDEQAPSVQVLISVSKRYFKHAVKRNRVKRQIREAFRYQKQELETCMQNYVGKQLLVAFVWQTEQLQPSKLVSTKMTKLLDRLVDNIKEMQSETGMKESCL; encoded by the coding sequence ATGTCAACAGACAGAAATAAAACATTCGGAAAGAAAGAGCATCTATGTAAACTGACACTTATAGAACAGCTCTTTGGAGGTGGTGCTAAAGCAATGACGGCATGGCCTATGAGAATGGTGTTTCTTCTTGTTGACAAGAAAGATGAACAAGCCCCTTCTGTTCAAGTCCTTATCAGTGTATCAAAGCGTTATTTTAAGCACGCAGTAAAACGCAATCGGGTAAAGCGACAGATACGTGAAGCTTTTCGTTATCAAAAACAAGAGCTGGAGACTTGTATGCAGAATTATGTTGGAAAACAATTGCTTGTGGCTTTTGTTTGGCAAACAGAACAATTGCAGCCTTCAAAGCTGGTTTCAACCAAAATGACTAAACTTTTGGATAGATTGGTTGATAATATCAAGGAGATGCAATCTGAAACAGGCATGAAAGAGAGCTGTTTATGA
- a CDS encoding OmpH family outer membrane protein, translated as MKKLILMLMLCAPMTMMAQKFGKVNTQQIMQSLPDVAKANGEMEALQKQKENDLKSMQDELQRKADEYQKGSSTMNATAKQQKETELQTLQQKIQQAYQDGQQELQKKSSELMQPIVAKVRTAIEAVGKAGNYTFIFEDGAAVYTGTNVVDVTKEVQAKIK; from the coding sequence ATGAAAAAGCTTATTTTAATGTTGATGCTCTGTGCACCAATGACTATGATGGCTCAGAAGTTTGGTAAAGTAAATACTCAGCAGATTATGCAGTCTTTGCCAGATGTAGCTAAGGCTAATGGCGAGATGGAAGCTCTCCAGAAGCAGAAAGAGAATGACTTGAAGTCTATGCAGGATGAGTTGCAGCGTAAGGCTGACGAGTATCAGAAGGGTTCCAGCACAATGAACGCTACAGCAAAGCAGCAGAAGGAAACTGAGTTGCAGACTCTCCAGCAGAAAATTCAGCAGGCTTACCAGGATGGTCAGCAGGAGTTGCAGAAGAAGAGCAGCGAACTCATGCAGCCTATCGTAGCAAAGGTACGTACAGCTATCGAGGCTGTAGGAAAGGCTGGCAACTACACCTTCATCTTCGAGGATGGTGCAGCTGTATATACAGGTACTAACGTAGTAGACGTTACTAAGGAGGTACAGGCTAAGATTAAGTAA
- a CDS encoding O-methyltransferase: MTETELIDKYICQHIEPEGDYLYRLYRATNIHTIHGRMASGHIQGRLLKMLVEMIRPKNILEVGTFSGYSAICLAQGLQEGGKLYTFEINDEMEDFTRPWIEGSNVADKIDFRIGDANIEAPQLGVKFDMAFVDGDKRTYIDTYEMVMSILNPGGYILADNTLWDGHVIDPAYDRDHQTQGIRAFNDLIAKDPRVEVVILPLRDGLTLIRKK, encoded by the coding sequence ATGACAGAGACTGAACTCATAGACAAATATATCTGCCAGCATATAGAGCCTGAAGGCGATTATCTGTATCGTCTTTACCGCGCCACCAATATACATACTATCCATGGACGTATGGCTAGCGGCCATATTCAGGGCAGACTTCTCAAGATGCTTGTAGAGATGATTCGCCCGAAGAATATTCTGGAAGTAGGCACATTTAGTGGCTATAGTGCTATCTGCCTGGCCCAGGGATTGCAGGAAGGTGGAAAACTCTACACTTTCGAGATCAATGATGAGATGGAAGATTTTACCCGTCCCTGGATAGAAGGTTCGAATGTTGCCGATAAGATTGACTTCCGCATCGGTGATGCCAACATAGAAGCGCCCCAACTAGGCGTAAAATTCGATATGGCTTTTGTTGATGGCGATAAGCGTACCTATATAGATACGTATGAAATGGTTATGAGCATCCTGAACCCTGGAGGCTACATCCTTGCAGACAATACTCTTTGGGATGGTCACGTCATCGATCCTGCCTACGACCGAGACCACCAGACTCAAGGCATTCGGGCTTTCAATGATTTAATAGCAAAAGATCCTAGGGTAGAGGTTGTTATCTTACCACTACGCGATGGTCTTACACTCATCAGGAAAAAATAA
- the rbfA gene encoding 30S ribosome-binding factor RbfA produces the protein MQETRQNRISRLLQKELSLIFQSQTRMMHGVMVSVTKVRVSPDLSICTAYLSVFPSEKGEEILKNINANEKTIRFDLGKKVRNQLRIIPELRFFLDDSLDYLEHIDELLKK, from the coding sequence ATGCAAGAAACAAGACAAAACCGTATATCAAGACTTCTCCAGAAGGAGTTGAGTCTTATCTTCCAGTCACAAACCCGCATGATGCATGGTGTGATGGTAAGTGTTACTAAGGTTAGAGTAAGTCCAGATCTCAGTATCTGTACTGCTTACTTGAGTGTGTTCCCTTCTGAAAAAGGAGAGGAGATTTTGAAGAATATCAATGCAAATGAGAAGACGATCCGTTTCGACTTGGGTAAAAAAGTGAGAAACCAGTTACGTATTATTCCAGAACTCCGTTTCTTCCTTGATGATAGTCTCGATTATTTGGAGCACATTGATGAACTCTTGAAAAAGTAA
- the yidD gene encoding membrane protein insertion efficiency factor YidD, translated as MKILFMIAHGMRKVLVWILILPILFYQKCITPYTPPSCRFQPTCSEYARQAILKHGPFKGLALAVWRILRCNPWGGSGYDPVP; from the coding sequence ATGAAGATTCTCTTTATGATAGCACATGGCATGAGAAAGGTGTTGGTATGGATTCTTATACTGCCGATATTGTTTTATCAGAAGTGTATTACTCCTTATACGCCACCTTCCTGTCGCTTTCAGCCCACTTGCTCAGAGTATGCGAGACAAGCCATCCTGAAGCATGGTCCCTTTAAGGGACTGGCTTTGGCTGTTTGGCGCATCTTAAGATGCAATCCTTGGGGTGGTTCGGGTTATGATCCCGTACCGTAA
- the metK gene encoding methionine adenosyltransferase, whose product MAYLFSSESVSEGHPDKVADQISDALLDQFLAYDDHAHCAIETFCTTGQVVIMGEVRSNVYVDLQTIARKTIKKIGYTKSEYQFDGDSCGVLTAIHEQSDDINRGVSREEDENQGAGDQGMMFGYATTETENYMPVSLDLAQLIMRVLADIRKEGKVMTYLRPDSKSQVTIEYSDDNIPQRIDTIVVSTQHDNFIKKANGEDDDDAMLAKIREDVINILIPRVKTHLSDKVLALFNDDIKYFVNPTGKFVIGGPHGDTGLTGRKIIVDTYGGKGAHGGGAFSGKDSSKVDRSAAYAARYIAKNMVAAGVADEMLVQVSYAIGVAEPVSIYVNTYGRSHVNMTDGEIAKKIAEMFDLRPKAIERQLKLRQPMFQETAAYGHMGRKNEIVEKTFTSRYHEAKTVKVELFTWEKLDKVDEIKKVFGL is encoded by the coding sequence ATGGCATATTTGTTTTCATCAGAATCAGTTTCTGAAGGACATCCAGATAAAGTGGCTGATCAGATTTCAGATGCATTGCTTGACCAGTTTTTGGCTTACGATGACCACGCTCATTGCGCCATCGAAACCTTTTGTACTACTGGTCAGGTAGTAATCATGGGTGAGGTTCGCTCTAACGTTTATGTTGATTTGCAGACCATTGCCCGCAAGACTATCAAGAAAATCGGTTATACCAAGAGCGAATATCAGTTTGACGGCGACTCTTGTGGTGTGCTTACTGCTATCCATGAGCAGAGCGATGATATTAACCGCGGTGTAAGTCGTGAGGAGGATGAGAATCAGGGTGCAGGCGACCAGGGTATGATGTTCGGTTATGCTACAACGGAAACCGAAAATTATATGCCGGTATCACTCGACTTGGCTCAGCTCATCATGCGTGTACTTGCAGATATCCGCAAGGAGGGCAAGGTGATGACTTATCTCCGTCCGGACTCTAAGAGTCAGGTAACTATCGAATACTCAGACGATAATATCCCACAGCGCATCGATACCATCGTAGTTTCTACCCAGCATGATAATTTTATCAAGAAGGCAAATGGTGAGGACGATGATGATGCTATGCTGGCAAAGATTCGTGAGGATGTAATCAATATCCTGATTCCAAGAGTAAAGACTCACTTGAGCGACAAGGTGTTGGCTCTCTTCAATGATGACATCAAGTACTTCGTAAACCCTACAGGTAAGTTTGTGATTGGTGGTCCTCATGGAGATACAGGTCTTACCGGTCGTAAAATCATTGTAGATACTTATGGAGGTAAGGGCGCTCATGGTGGTGGTGCCTTCTCTGGAAAGGATAGTAGTAAGGTTGACCGTTCGGCTGCTTATGCTGCCCGTTATATTGCAAAGAATATGGTTGCTGCCGGCGTTGCAGATGAAATGTTGGTTCAGGTAAGTTATGCTATCGGTGTGGCAGAACCGGTTAGTATCTATGTAAATACTTACGGCAGAAGCCATGTGAATATGACTGACGGCGAGATTGCAAAGAAAATTGCAGAAATGTTTGATCTTCGTCCTAAAGCAATCGAGCGCCAGTTGAAGTTGCGCCAGCCAATGTTCCAGGAAACTGCGGCATATGGACACATGGGACGTAAGAATGAGATAGTAGAGAAAACCTTCACCAGCCGATATCATGAGGCTAAAACAGTGAAGGTAGAACTCTTTACATGGGAAAAATTAGATAAGGTAGACGAAATCAAGAAAGTTTTCGGACTTTAA
- the xerA gene encoding site-specific tyrosine recombinase/integron integrase, with translation MRNEIIKNYMRYLKLGRNFSKNTLDAYYHDLNFLLEYADKNNLVLTEMKLEDLENFSASLHDRGVSARSQARILSGIRSFYRYLVLDDYIKDDPTELLVSPQIGKHLPEYLSVEEVDMLEAAIDLEKWEGQRNKAIIETLFSCGLRVSELVNLKKSDVFEEEKFIRVIGKGNKERIVPISGKALKEINLWYIDRNLMTIKPGEEDYVFLNRRGAHLTRNMILIMIKNAAYDAGIKKTISPHTLRHSFATALLKGGADLRVIQALLGHEDIGTTEIYTHLETSDLRRAILEHHPRNIKYSEENQVLDSDKTDKRCPNNR, from the coding sequence ATGAGGAATGAAATTATAAAGAACTATATGAGATACCTCAAGTTGGGGCGTAATTTCTCCAAAAATACGTTGGATGCCTATTACCATGACTTGAATTTTCTCTTGGAGTATGCTGATAAGAACAATTTGGTGCTGACGGAAATGAAATTGGAAGACTTGGAGAATTTTTCTGCAAGTTTGCATGATCGTGGTGTTTCTGCTCGTTCACAAGCTCGGATTTTGAGCGGAATCCGTTCATTCTACCGTTATCTGGTGCTTGATGATTATATAAAAGACGATCCGACCGAATTACTGGTTTCTCCCCAAATAGGAAAGCATTTGCCGGAGTATTTATCGGTAGAAGAGGTTGACATGCTTGAAGCGGCTATCGATTTGGAAAAATGGGAGGGACAGCGTAATAAGGCGATTATAGAGACCCTGTTCTCCTGTGGCCTTCGCGTTTCGGAACTTGTGAATCTAAAGAAAAGCGATGTGTTTGAAGAAGAAAAGTTTATTAGGGTCATAGGTAAAGGTAACAAGGAACGCATCGTTCCTATTTCTGGTAAGGCTCTGAAAGAAATCAATCTTTGGTATATAGACCGGAATCTGATGACAATCAAGCCAGGTGAGGAAGACTATGTCTTCTTGAATCGTAGAGGTGCTCATCTCACACGCAATATGATACTTATCATGATAAAAAATGCGGCTTATGATGCAGGAATCAAGAAAACCATTTCTCCTCATACTTTACGCCATAGTTTTGCTACAGCCTTGTTGAAAGGTGGAGCCGATCTGAGGGTAATTCAGGCCTTGCTGGGGCATGAAGATATTGGAACCACAGAGATTTATACTCATCTTGAAACTTCAGATTTGCGCAGAGCTATCTTGGAACATCATCCTCGAAATATCAAATATAGTGAAGAAAACCAAGTGCTTGATTCTGATAAAACAGACAAAAGATGCCCGAATAACAGATAA
- a CDS encoding OmpH family outer membrane protein: protein MKKNLLFLAFALISLTVSAQHTTPAAKVQQQQIAVSAPLHFGYFSFDKVFHTMPGYAIAKHNMDELRDKYDAETKRVETEFNAKYEEFLDGQRTYAKTILEKRQAELRELMEKNIAFKAEATRLLQQAENDAYAPLKAKINEEAKKIGKQKGFAFIINTDNNAAPYLNEEMGEDITALLEETLK from the coding sequence ATGAAAAAGAATCTCTTATTTCTGGCTTTTGCTCTCATCTCTTTGACAGTTTCAGCCCAGCATACAACGCCTGCAGCAAAGGTTCAGCAACAACAGATTGCTGTATCTGCTCCTTTGCATTTTGGCTACTTTAGTTTTGATAAGGTTTTTCATACTATGCCTGGTTACGCTATAGCCAAGCATAATATGGATGAACTCCGTGATAAATACGATGCAGAAACGAAACGTGTAGAAACTGAGTTTAATGCTAAGTATGAGGAATTTCTTGATGGACAGCGCACTTATGCCAAGACAATTCTGGAGAAACGTCAGGCTGAATTGCGTGAATTGATGGAGAAAAATATTGCCTTCAAGGCTGAGGCTACCCGCCTGTTGCAGCAAGCAGAGAATGATGCTTATGCTCCGCTCAAAGCAAAAATAAACGAGGAAGCTAAAAAGATTGGCAAGCAGAAGGGGTTTGCCTTTATCATCAATACAGACAATAATGCAGCTCCTTATCTCAACGAAGAGATGGGGGAGGATATTACAGCTTTGCTGGAGGAGACTTTGAAATGA
- the murI gene encoding glutamate racemase yields the protein MMLPSNPGPIGVFDSGYGGLTILHGLRQMMPQYDYMYLGDNARAPYGSRSFEVVYKFTRQAVLKLFSMGCHLVILGCNTASAKALRSLQQRDIPELDPSRRVLGIIRPTAEVIGTITKSNHVGLLATEGTIKSQSYNMEISKLWPEIQVSGVACPLWAAIVEANEADSPGADYFVKKRIDQLMLKDADIDTIILGCTHYPLLMSSIVKNLPDGVRVVPQGQYVASSLKDYLNRHPQMEQMITKTGSCRYLTTESEDKFKESAQIFLHEQVEVTHVDLE from the coding sequence ATGATGTTGCCTTCTAATCCCGGACCAATCGGTGTCTTTGATTCTGGTTATGGCGGACTGACCATCCTGCATGGGTTGCGCCAGATGATGCCTCAGTATGATTATATGTACTTGGGTGATAACGCTCGTGCTCCTTATGGCTCACGTTCGTTTGAGGTGGTTTATAAGTTCACACGCCAGGCTGTGCTTAAACTTTTCTCTATGGGGTGTCATCTCGTTATCCTGGGATGTAATACAGCTTCGGCTAAGGCACTACGTTCTTTGCAGCAGCGCGATATTCCTGAGTTGGATCCCAGCAGAAGAGTTCTGGGTATTATCCGCCCTACTGCCGAAGTAATTGGTACTATTACCAAGAGTAATCACGTGGGACTTCTGGCTACAGAAGGTACTATTAAAAGCCAAAGTTATAATATGGAAATTTCGAAACTTTGGCCAGAAATTCAGGTGAGTGGCGTAGCTTGTCCGCTTTGGGCTGCCATCGTGGAAGCCAATGAAGCAGATAGTCCGGGAGCTGATTATTTCGTAAAGAAACGCATCGACCAGCTGATGCTGAAGGACGCTGATATTGATACCATTATTTTGGGTTGCACGCATTATCCGCTTCTTATGAGCAGCATTGTGAAGAATCTTCCTGATGGTGTAAGAGTGGTTCCGCAAGGACAATATGTAGCAAGCAGTCTGAAAGATTATCTGAACCGCCATCCGCAGATGGAACAGATGATAACCAAAACAGGCTCTTGCCGATATCTCACAACAGAGAGTGAGGATAAATTCAAGGAATCTGCACAGATTTTCCTTCATGAACAGGTGGAGGTTACACATGTAGATCTTGAATAG
- a CDS encoding FtsX-like permease family protein, which translates to MNFPFFIARRYLFSKKSTHVINVISSISVIGVAVATMALVIVLSVFNGFHDLVASLFTSFDPQLKVVPVEGKTAPADDPILTKIRLLPQVDVATETVEDQALAIYNDHQAMVKIKGVDDNFAELSHITDILYGDGSFSLHAANLEYGTVGIRLAQNLGIGAQWDGFLKIYAPKKEGQLDMTNPGDGFVVDSLNSPGVLFAVKQAKYDKNYIITSISFARNLFGQQGMLSDLELRLKPGSNLDAVKAEMQQIAGNKYKVLDRFEQQEDTFKIMSIEKMIAYIFLTFILVVACFNIIGSLSMLIIDKKNDVVTLRNLGANDKQITRVFLFEGRMIAVIGAVIGIGLGLLLCFLQQQYGFVRLGDSEGSFIVDAYPVSVHYSDVAIIFVTVIAVGWLAVWYPVRALSKRLLS; encoded by the coding sequence ATGAATTTTCCATTCTTTATAGCTCGCAGGTATCTTTTCTCAAAGAAGAGTACGCACGTTATCAACGTCATCAGTTCTATTTCTGTAATAGGAGTGGCGGTAGCTACGATGGCTCTGGTCATCGTTCTGAGTGTTTTTAACGGCTTCCATGACCTGGTAGCTTCACTCTTTACGAGTTTTGACCCACAACTCAAGGTTGTGCCTGTTGAGGGAAAGACTGCACCTGCAGATGATCCTATTCTTACTAAGATTCGTCTTTTGCCGCAGGTAGATGTTGCAACAGAAACCGTAGAAGATCAAGCTCTTGCAATCTATAATGATCATCAGGCTATGGTGAAAATCAAGGGTGTAGATGATAATTTTGCAGAACTTTCTCATATTACAGATATTTTATATGGTGATGGCTCCTTCTCCTTGCATGCTGCCAATTTGGAATATGGAACTGTAGGTATCCGTCTTGCCCAGAATTTAGGCATAGGAGCACAATGGGATGGTTTCCTGAAAATCTATGCTCCTAAAAAGGAAGGACAGCTGGATATGACTAACCCTGGTGATGGCTTTGTTGTTGACTCGCTCAACTCTCCTGGCGTACTTTTTGCCGTCAAACAGGCAAAGTATGATAAAAACTATATCATCACTTCTATCTCATTTGCCCGTAATCTCTTTGGACAGCAAGGTATGCTCTCTGATTTGGAATTACGCTTGAAACCGGGTAGCAATCTGGATGCAGTAAAGGCTGAGATGCAGCAAATAGCTGGTAATAAATATAAAGTGCTTGACAGATTTGAACAACAGGAAGATACCTTTAAAATTATGTCGATAGAGAAGATGATTGCTTATATCTTCCTGACCTTTATCTTAGTTGTTGCATGTTTCAATATCATCGGCTCGCTTTCTATGCTTATTATTGATAAGAAAAATGATGTAGTGACTCTTCGTAATCTTGGAGCTAACGATAAGCAGATTACCAGAGTATTTCTTTTTGAAGGTAGAATGATAGCTGTGATAGGTGCTGTTATCGGTATTGGATTGGGCTTGCTCCTCTGCTTTTTGCAGCAGCAATATGGATTTGTACGTCTGGGAGATTCTGAAGGCTCCTTTATTGTTGATGCTTATCCTGTAAGTGTTCATTACTCAGATGTTGCCATTATTTTCGTTACTGTAATTGCTGTAGGTTGGCTTGCTGTATGGTATCCTGTAAGAGCGCTGAGTAAAAGGCTGTTGAGTTAA
- a CDS encoding uroporphyrinogen-III synthase: protein MIKKILVSQPKPASEKSPYFDIQAQYGVECVFRPFFKVEGISSKEFRQQKINLLDYTAVVFTSRHAVDNYFKLAKEMRITIPEDMKYFCVIETIALYIQKYVLYRKRKVFFGDTGKIDGLMGQMARHKTEKYLVPLSSVHNNDIANLLDEKKLNHTECVMYRTVSNDFSEEEINNFDYDMMLFFSPTGVKALKKNFPNFEQGNIAVGAFGPATAKTVEDEGLRLDLEAPNKAFPSMTGALADYLKRHNK, encoded by the coding sequence ATGATAAAGAAAATTTTAGTTTCTCAGCCAAAACCTGCAAGTGAGAAGTCTCCTTACTTCGATATCCAGGCTCAATATGGAGTAGAATGCGTGTTCCGTCCATTCTTTAAGGTAGAGGGGATCTCTTCTAAAGAATTCCGTCAGCAGAAAATAAATTTGCTTGACTATACTGCTGTCGTATTTACATCTCGTCATGCAGTAGACAACTACTTTAAATTAGCTAAGGAGATGCGTATCACAATTCCTGAAGATATGAAATATTTCTGTGTGATAGAGACTATCGCTCTCTACATCCAAAAGTATGTTCTGTATCGCAAGCGTAAGGTGTTCTTTGGTGATACAGGTAAAATTGATGGGTTGATGGGACAGATGGCTCGCCATAAAACCGAGAAATATCTGGTACCATTAAGCAGTGTTCATAATAATGATATTGCCAACTTGCTTGATGAGAAAAAACTCAATCATACAGAATGTGTAATGTATCGTACTGTAAGCAATGATTTCTCAGAAGAGGAAATCAATAACTTCGATTATGATATGATGCTTTTCTTTAGCCCAACAGGTGTAAAGGCTCTGAAGAAGAATTTCCCTAATTTTGAACAAGGGAATATCGCTGTTGGCGCTTTTGGTCCAGCTACAGCAAAAACGGTTGAAGACGAGGGCTTACGCCTCGATCTGGAGGCTCCTAATAAAGCTTTTCCATCTATGACAGGTGCCTTGGCAGATTATCTGAAACGTCATAATAAATAG
- the aroQ gene encoding type II 3-dehydroquinate dehydratase has protein sequence MKIQIINGPNLNLLGVREPGIYGSNSFESYLPKLKAKFPDIEIEYFQSNIEGELINKLQEVGFSYDGVVLNAGAYTHTSIALQDCIRSLKCPCVEVHISNVHKREEFRHHSYISCACLGVICGFGLASYELAISGILAQKETEE, from the coding sequence ATGAAGATACAAATTATTAATGGTCCAAACTTGAACCTTCTTGGTGTAAGAGAACCGGGTATTTATGGTAGCAATTCTTTCGAGAGTTATCTGCCTAAGCTGAAAGCGAAATTCCCTGATATTGAGATAGAGTACTTTCAGAGCAACATTGAAGGCGAGTTAATCAACAAGCTGCAGGAAGTAGGTTTTTCCTATGATGGTGTAGTACTCAATGCTGGCGCCTATACTCATACCAGCATCGCCTTGCAGGATTGTATTCGCAGTTTGAAATGCCCTTGCGTTGAAGTACACATCTCTAATGTGCATAAACGTGAAGAGTTCCGCCATCATTCATATATTTCCTGTGCTTGCCTGGGCGTAATCTGCGGTTTCGGTCTGGCTTCTTACGAACTTGCCATTTCAGGAATCTTAGCACAGAAAGAAACAGAAGAGTAA